In a genomic window of Vulpes lagopus strain Blue_001 chromosome 13, ASM1834538v1, whole genome shotgun sequence:
- the LOC121474832 gene encoding high affinity immunoglobulin epsilon receptor subunit beta-like, producing MEPENSGRAGLALPDPQGPSSAPEIELSEVPLRENPLLEKPGSSPPCHTWLMFLKRELEFLGVTQILIALICLCFGTIVCSVINISEFKEDIFSSFKAGYPFWGAVFFAISGFLPIMSEKKHATYLAWGSLGANTVSSIAAGIGIFILTVNLQRSSAYIHNCQEARRDDFCFVACFSTEIVAMILFLTILGFCSAVSLTIYGVGELVQGNKIVEDRLYEELNIYSPIYSELEDKVEESSPVDS from the exons ATGGAGCCAGAAAACAGTGGCAGGGCAGGCCTTGCTCTCCCGGACCCGCAGGGACCCTCCAG CGCACCTGAAATTGAACTTTCAGAAGTACCTCTCCGTGAAAACCCCTTACTGGAGAAGCCTGGCTCATCCCCACCGTGCCATACGTGGCTGATGTTTCTGAAGAGGGAGCTGGAATTTCTGGGG GTAACACAAATTCTGATTGCCTTGATATGTCTTTGTTTTGGAACAATTGTCTGCTCCGTGATCAATATTTCAGAATTTAAGGAAGacattttttcatcatttaaagCAGGCTACCCATTCTGGGGAGCAGTTTTT tttgctatttctggatttttgccAATTATGTCTGAGAAGAAACATGCTACATATCTG GCGTGGGGAAGCCTGGGAGCCAACACTGTCAGCAGCATAGCTGCAGGAATAGGAATCTTCATCCTGACGGTCAACCTGCAGAGGAGCTCGGCTTACATCCACAACTGCCAGGAAGCTCGCAGAGACGACTTCTGCTTTGTGGCTTGTTTTTCCACA GAAATTGTGGCGATGATCCTGTTTCTCACTATTCTGGGGTTTTGCAGTGCCGTGTCACTGACGATCTATGGAGTTGGAGAATTAGTCCAAGGGAACAAG ATTGTAGAAGATCGTCTTTATGAAGAATTAAACATATATTCACCGATTTACAGTGAGCTGGAAGACAAAGTGGAGGAATCTTCTCCCGTTGATTCATAA